The following nucleotide sequence is from Pseudomonas putida S13.1.2.
GCTCGCCGTCACCGCGCAGCGCCATCTGCACCGCGTTGATGGCTTTTACCGCAGCAATCGCGTTGCGCTCGATGCATGGCACCTGCACCAGCCCGCCGACCGGGTCGCAGGTCAGGCCAAGGTTGTGTTCCAGGGCAATCTCGGCGGCGTTCTCTACCTGTGGCGGGGTGGCACCGAGCACTTCGGCAAGGCCCGCCGCGGCCATGGCGCAGGCAGAGCCGACTTCCCCCTGGCAACCCACTTCAGCCCCAGAGATCGAGGCGTTTTTCTTGCACAGGATGCCCACGGCGGCGGCAGCCAGGAAGTAATCGACAATGCTGGACTCGTTCACCTCATCGCTGAAGCGCATGTAGTAGTGCAGCACTGCCGGAATGATGCCGGCCGCGCCATTGGTGGGCGCGGTAACCATGCGGCCACCGGCGGCGTTCTCTTCGTTGACCGCCAGGGCGAACAGGTTGACCCATTCCATGGCGCTCATCGTCGAGCCGATCACGTTGGGCTTGCCGATCTCTTGCAGGCTGCGGTGCAGCTTGGCAGCGCGGCGGCGCACGTTCAGCCCGCCGGGCAGCGTGCCTTCGTATTTAAGACCATTGTTGACGCAGTCCTGCATGGCTTCCCAGAGCTTGTGCAGGCCGGCGCGGATCTCTTCCTCGCTGCGCCAGACCTTCTCGTTGGCCATCATCAATTGCGACACGCTGAGGTCGTTTTGCTTGCACAGGCGTAGCAGTTCGGCAGCGCTGTTGAAATCGTACGGCAGCACCGTCTGGTCGGCATCCAGCACACCGCTGGCGGCCTGGGCGGCATCGACCACAAAGCCGCCACCCACCGAGTAGTAGGTGTCGCGGTGCAACTCGCCCTGCTCGCCTTCGGCAACCAGGGTCATGGCGTTGGGGTGGTACGGCAGGTTTTCGTCCAGCAGCAGCATGTCGCGGGCCCAGACGAATTCGATGGGCAGGCGGCTGTCCAGCTGCAGGGTGTTGGTTTCGCGCAGGTCGGCAATACGCGGCACGATCTGGGTCGGGTCAATGGCGTCAGGCCACTCGCCCATGAGGCCCATGATGGTGGCGTTGTCGGTGCCGTGACCGATACCGGTGGCCGACAGCGAGCCATACAGGCGCACCTCGATCCGTTTCACACGTTCCAGCTCGCCGCGTTCGCGCAGGCCCTGAACAAACAGGGCGCCAGCACGCATGGGGCCGACGGTGTGGGAGCTGGAGGGCCCGACACCGATCTTGAACAGGTCGAACACGCTGATGGCCATTGTCGAATCACCTCTTGCTGGGCTTGTCTCTGCGCGCCATGCGCAGGGCGGGGCAACTGCTAGGCTCAAACAGCGGGCCGCCTTGAATGCCAGCATCATCGGGCTTTTACCGCACCCCTCGCCGTCTGCAACCGACGTACTTTTGTCCAGCCGCGCCGCGCTGTTTTTGCTCAAGGAGCGGCCCTCGCCACGCCGCTTTCCGGTGGCCTGGTGACGCAAAAATGCGGCCGAGGGGGTGGATAAACCTATAAGCGACATCGCCCTTACTGGATACGACCCGTTCCGTACTGGATACGACCCTACCAGTAGGCGATTGCCCGGCGCTGGAGGATTATCGAAAGCGACTCGTAAAGCACGGCCACGCATCCTGCCCTCTGCAGGCCTGGTCGACCGGACCCTCAGAAAGCCCGGCGACCCACGCGAACCCGAAGACAATATCTCAGGAGTCCATCCATGAAAGGTTCACCCTCGCTGTTGCTGGTTGCGTTGCTGTCCACGCCCTTGTTGGCCCAGGCCGCCGAACCCGAGCAGTGTCAGACGGTACGTTTCTCCGACGTCGGCTGGACCGACATCACAGTCACGACCGCGACCACCAGCGTTGTGCTCGAAGCCCTGGGTTACAAAACCCACACCACCATGATCTCGGTACCAGTGACCTACAAGTCGCTGGCCACCGGCAAGGACCTGGACGTGTTTCTCGGCAACTGGATGCCGACCATGGAGAACGACATCAAGCAGTACCGCGACGCCGGCACCGTAGAAACGGTGCGCGCCAACCTGGAAAACGCCAAGTACACCTTGGCCGTGCCCCAGGCGCTGTACGACAAGGGGCTGAAGGATTTTGCCGACATTCCCAAGTTCAAGCAGGAGCTGGACGGCAAGATCTACGGCATCGAACCTGGCAACGATGGCAACCGCACCATCCAGAGCATGATCGACAAGAACGCCTTCGGCCTGAAGGACGCCGGTTTCAAGATTGTGCAATCGAGCGAGGCCGGCATGCTGTCGCAGGTGGATCGGGCGCAGAAACGTGGCGAGTCGGTTGTGTTCCTGGGCTGGGAACCGCACCCGATGAACACCCGCTTCAAGATGCAGTACCTGACCGGCGGGGATGACTTCTTCGGCCCCGATTTCGGCAAGGCGACCGTATTGACCAATACCCGCAAAGGCTACGCGCAGGAATGCAGCAACGTTGGCCAGCTGCTCAAGAACCTGTCGTTCGAGCTCAAGGATGAAAGCACCATGATGGGCTATGTCCTGGACGACAAGATGAAACCCGAAGCAGCCGCCAAGAAGTGGCTTAAAGACAACCCCGGCAAGCTGGACACCTGGCTTGCCGGCGTTACCACTGTTGATGGCAAACCCGGCCTTGAGGCGGCCAAGGCCAAGCTGGCGCAATAACGAACCACGCAATAGCGCTACCTCGGGGCAGGACCGTGCCTGCCCCGGGTTGATTTCAATCTATGCAGGTGGAAGCTCGCTATCATGCTTATTGATCAGAAAATACCCCTGGGCCAGTACATCGCGTCGTTCGTCGAGTGGCTGACCCAGAACGGCGCGAATTACTTCGACGCCATCGCGCAAGGCCTGGAATTCATGATCCATGGGGTCACCAGTGCCCTGACCTGGTTCAACCCTTTCGTCCTCATCGCCCTGTTCGCCGGCTTGGCGCACCTGATCCAGCGCAAGTGGGGGCTGACCGCATTCGTTGCCCTGTCATTCCTGCTTATCTTCAACCTGGGTTACTGGCAGGAAACCATGGAAACCCTGGCGCAGGTGACCTTCGCCACGGTGGTGTGCGTGGTGATTGGCGTGCCGCTGGGCATCCTGGCTGCGCACAAACCGATGTTCTATACCGCCATGCGCCCGGTACTCGACCTGATGCAGACGGTGCCCACTTTTGTCTACCTGATCCCTACCCTGACCCTGTTCGGCCTGGGTGTGGTACCGGGGCTGATCTCTACCGTGGTGTTCGCCATCGCGGCGCCAATCCGCCTCACCTACCTGGGCATCTGCGACGTCCCGCAAGAGCTGATGGACGCCGGCAAGGCGTTTGGCTGCTCGCGGCGCCAACTGCTGACCCGTATCGAACTGCCGCATGCGATGCCCAGCATCGCCGCCGGCGTCACCCAGTGCATCATGCTGTCGCTGTCGATGGTGGTGATCGCCGCCCTGGTGGGCGCTGACGGCCTGGGCAAACCTGTGGTCAACGCACTGAACACCGCCGATATTTCCCTGGGCTTCGAAGCGGGCCTGGCGATCGTGCTGCTGGCAATCATGCTCGACCGTATCTGCAAGCAACCGGAACTGCCGGTAAGGGGTGAGGCATGAGCATCATTCGTTTCGAAGACGTCGACGTCATTTTCTCCAACAAGCCGCGCGAGGCACTGTCGCTGCTGGACCAAGGCAAGACCCGCGAACAGATCCTCAAGCAGACCGGCCTGGTGGTCGGCGTCGAAAAGGCCAACCTCGATATCAACAAGGGCGAGATCTGCGTGCTGATGGGCTTGTCCGGCTCGGGCAAGTCGAGCCTGCTGCGCTGCATCAACGGCCTCAACACGGTCAGCCGCGGCAAGCTGTTTGTCGAGCACGAAGGCAAGCATATCGACATTGCCCACTGCACCCCGGCCGAGCTGAAGATGATGCGCACCAAGCGCATTGCCATGGTGTTCCAGAAGTTTGCCCTGATGCCCTGGCTGACGGTGCGCGAGAACATCAGCTTTGGCCTGGAAATGCAGGGCCGCCCGGAAAAGGAACGGCGCAAGCTGGTGGACGAGAAGCTTGAGCTGGTGGGCCTGACCCAGTGGCGCAACAAGAAGCCGGACGAGCTGTCTGGCGGCATGCAACAACGCGTGGGCCTGGCCCGGGCGCTGGCGATGGATGCCGACATCCTGCTGATGGACGAACCGTTCTCGGCACTGGACCCGCTGATCCGCCAGGGCCTGCAAGACGAGCTGCTGGGCCTGCAGGCCAAGCTGAGCAAGACCATCGTGTTCGTCAGCCACGACCTGGACGAGGCACTGAAGCTGGGTACCCGCATTGCGATCATGAAGGACGGGCGGATCATCCAGTACAGCAAGCCGGAGGAGATCGTGCTCAACCCGGCCGACGAGTACGTGCGTACCTTCGTCGCCCACACCAACCCGCTGAACGTGCTGTGCGGCCGCAGCCTGATGCGCAGCCTGGACAACTGCAAGCGGGTCAATGGCTCGGTGTGCCTGGACCCGGGTATCGATTCGTGGCTGGACCTAGGCGAAGGCGGCGCGCTCAAGCGTGCACGCCAGGGCCAGAACGGGCTGGACATGCAGAACTGGGCACCGGGGCAGGATGTGGAGCTGCTGGAGCGCAGGCCGACCGTGGTGCACGCCGACATCGGCATGCGCGAGGCGCTGCAGATTCGTTATCAGACCGGCAACAAGCTGGTGTTGCAGGATAACGACAGGGTGGTGGGGATTCTTGGGGATACCGAGCTGTATCACGCGCTGCTCGGCAAGAACCACGGTTGAGGCAATTGGGGCCGCGTTGCGACCCTTCGCGGGCACGCCCGCTCCCACAGGTTTGGAGAGATCCCTGTGGGAGCGGGCGTGCCCGCGAAGGGCTGCAAAGCAGCCCCAATCAATGGATCAGCGAACGACGATGCCGCGCGAAGCCATGTAGGCCTTGGCCTCCGGCACCGTGTACTCGCCAAAGTGGAAGATACTGGCCGCCAGCACCGCGCTGGCATGCCCTTCCAGAATGCCGTCAGCCAGGTGCTGCAGGTTACCCACCCCCCCCGAGGCAATCACCGGAATGCCCAGCGCATCACTGATGGCGCGGGTAACACCCAGGTCGAAGCCATTCTTCATGCCGTCCTGGTCCATGCTGGTCAGCAGGATCTCGCCAGCGCCCAGGCCTTCCATCTTCTTCGCCCACTCAACTGCATCCAGCCCGGTCGGCTTGCGCCCGCCGTGAGTGAAGATTTCCCAGCGCGGCGTTTCACCTGGCCCGGAGACCTTCTTGGCATCGATGGCGACAACGATGCACTGCGAACCGAAACGGTCCGCTGCCTCGCCCACAAACTCCGGGTTGAACACCGCAGCCGTGTTGATCGAAACCTTGTCGGCACCGGCATTGAGCAGGTTGCGAATGTCCTGCACGGTACGCACGCCACCGCCCACGGTCAGCGGGATGAACACCTGGCTGGCCATGCGCTCGACGGTATGCAGGGTGGTGTCGCGGCCATCGACGCTGGCGGTGATGTCGAGGAAGGTGATTTCGTCGGCACCCTGCTCGTTGTAGCGACGGGCAATTTCCACCGGGTCGCCGGCATCACGGATGTTCTCGAACTTGACGCCCTTGACCACCCGGCCGTTGTCCACGTCCAGGCAAGGGATGATGCGCTTGGCCAGTGCCATGGTTCAGTCCTCAGCCTTGGTAGTTGTCGCAGAAGGCCTGGGCCTCGGCGACATCGAGGGTGCCTTCGTAGATGGCACGGCCGGTGATGGCGCCGATGATGCCGGGTGCCTTGGCGTCCAGCAGGGCCTTGATGTCGCCCAGGTTGTGGATGCCGCCCGAGGCGATGACCGGAATGCGGGTGGCTTCAGCCAGTGCCTTGGTGAAAGGCACGTTGCAGCCCTGCATCATGCCGTCCTTGGCAATGTCGGTGTAGACGATCGCCGAGACGCCATCGGCCTCGAAACGCTTGGCCAGGTCGATGACCTGCACGGTGCTCACTTCGGCCCAGCCGTCGGTGGCGACGAAGCCGTCCTTGGCATCCAGGCCAACGATGACCTTGCCCGGGAAGGCCTTGCACGCTTCTGCCACGAACTCTGGCTGCTTGACCGCCTTGGTGCCGATGATCACGTAGCTGACGCCAGCCTTGACGTAGTGCTCGATGGTTTCCAGCGAACGGATGCCACCGCCGATCTGGATCGGCAGGGTCGGGTAGCGCTTGGCGATGGCAGTAACCACTTCACCGTTGACCGGCTGGCCTTCGAAGGCGCCGTTGAGGTCGACCAGGTGCAGGCGGCGGCAGCCACCCTCCACCCACTTGGCGGCCATGCTCACCGGGTCGTCGGAAAATACCGTGGAGTCTTCCATGCGGCCCTGGCGCAGGCGCACGCAAGCACCGTCCTTCAGATCGATAGCGGGGATAATCAGCATCTTGGGAACCTGTCTGTTCTTGGGGTTTCAGGGCTTTTCGAGCGCCCACAGATCGCTTTCGATGCTCTCGAACCGCTCCTTGAGGTGCAGCTGAACATCGGCAATCGCCCTGTTGTAGTAAAGGGGTGCAATTTCTTTGCTGAACAGCTCAAGCACCTCGGCCACCTCGAACGACCCCAGCTGCAGCTCGAAACGGTCTTCGAGGAAGCGCTTGAGCGTGTCGAGCGCATCGCGCTCCTGCTCGGGGGCCAACGTGAGGACCGGGGCCTTGGCTTTCGACCTGTTCATTTACCAGCGCCCGTCCCAGGCGACGAAGTTCTGCAGCAACTGCAGGCCATGGGTATGGCTCTTCTCCGGGTGGAACTGCACGGCAAAGCGCGAGCCGTCCGCCAGCGCAGCGGCGAAATCGACGCCATAGTGGCCGCGGCCGACTACCTGGCCCGGCTTGCCGGCATTGATGTAGTAGCTGTGCACGAAGTAGAAACGCGCCTGGTCGGGGATGTCATGCCACAGCGGGTGGTGGATGGTCTGGCTGACTTCGTTCCAGCCCATGTGCGGCACCTTCAGGTGCTCGCCGTCTTCTTGCAGGTCTTTGCCGAAGAAGCGCACCTGGCCCGGGAACATGCCGATGCAGTCGACACCGGCGTTTTCCTCGCTGTGTTCAAGCAGCGCCTGCATGCCCACGCAGATACCGAGAAACGGGCGGTCCTGGCTGACTTCGCGCACCAGGCTGTCGAAGCCCAGGCGGCGGATTTCGGCCATGCAGTCGCGGATCGCGCCCACACCCGGGAATACCACGCGGTCAGCTTCACGAATCACTGCGGCGTCGCTGGTGACCAGCACCTTGCCGGCACCGACGTGTTCGAGCGCCTTGGCCACCGAGTGCAGGTTGCCCATGCCATAGTCGATTACGGCTACCGTCTGCATTTACAGGCACCCTTTGGTCGACGGCATCTGCCCGGCCATGCGCTCGTCGAGGGTGACAGCCATGCGCAGCGCGCGGCCGAATGCCTTGAACACGGTTTCGATCTGGTGGTGGGTGTTGTGGCCACGCAGGTTGTCGATGTGCAGGGTTACCAGCGCGTGGTTGACGAAGCCCTGGAAGAACTCCTGGAACAAGTCGACATCGAAGCCGCCAACGCTGGCACGGGTATACGGCACGTGCATCTGCAGGCCGGGGCGGCCGGAGAAGTCGATGACCACGCGCGACAGCGCTTCGTCCAGCGGCACGTAGGCGTGGCCGTAACGGAAGATACCTTTCTTGTCACCGATGGCCTGGGCGAATGCCATGCCCAGGGTAATACCGACGTCCTCGACGGTATGGTGATCGTCGATATGCAGGTCACCCTTGCACTCGATATCCAGATCGATCAGCCCATGGCGGGCAATCTGGTCCAGCATGTGTTCAAGGAAAGGCACACCGATATCGAATCGGGCCTTGCCACTGCCATCGAGGTTGATCGAGCACTTGACCTGGGTTTCCAGGGTATTGCGCTCGACGGAAGCCTTACGTTCGACCATCACCAGCTCCGCAAAATCATTGGGCGAAAAGGGCTCCATTATAGGCCCAGAACGCGCCAGCTTGAAACGCGGATGACATATGGCAAAGCAAGCAATTACGGGGGCTGGATGCTGCTACAGGTCTATACAACTGCGTAATGGGGGCTGCTTTGCAGCCCATGCAGTTACATCAATGGAACAGAACAGCAGTCTTCTGCAGTGTCACCCACACACCCCAGGCCAGCGGCACGACCACCACAGCCCAGGCCAGCAACACCAGCGCCAGGCTGCCCGGGGCCGCCTTCCACTCCAGCGACCGCGCCCCATCGGCGCCCTTGTCATGGCTGAGCGCCCGCTCGGCCGCCAGTTCGGCATCACTCATGAAGTGCTTGTCGGCCACCGGGCGCACCAGCATGTTGCAGATAAAGCCCAGCACCAACAGGCCAGCAAGGATGTACAAGGTCATGTCGTAAGCCGCTGCCCGCTCCACCCCCGCTGCCAACTGAGACTCGCGCAGGTAAGTGATCAATACCGGGCCCAGCACCCCCGCCGCTGCCCAGGCGGTCAGCAGGCGACCATGAATAGCGCCGACCATCTGCGTGCCGAACAGGTCAGCCAGGTACGCCGGCACGGTCGCGAAACCGCCGCCATACATCGACAGGATGATGCAGAACGCGGCCACGAACAGCGCCACGTTACCCAGGTGCCCCATGTTCGGCACCAGGCTGTAAAGGCCAACGCCCAGGGCGAAGAAGGCGAAGTAGGTGTTCTTGCGGCCGATGTAGTCGGAGAACGACGCCCAGAAGAACCGCCCGCCAATGTTGAACAGGCTCAACAGGCCCGTGAAGCCGGCGGCGATCGCGGCAATCTGCGCCAGCTGGGCAGCATTCAGCTGGCTGAAGGTCAGTTCGTTACCCAGCAATTTGCCGGCGAACACTTCCTGCAGCAGGGGCGACGCCATGCCGAGAATACCGATGCCCGCCGACACGTTCAGGCACAGTACCAGCCAGATCAGCGCGAACTGTGGGGTTTTCCACGCCACACTGACGTGCACATGGCGGTCGGTCACCATGGTGTTACCGGCTTTTTTCGCCGGGGCGGTCCAGCCTTCGGGCTTCCAGCCGGTCGGCGGCACACGGTAAGCCAGGGCGCCAGCAGTCATGAACACGAAGTAGATCGCGGCCATCGCGACGAAGCTCTGCCATACGCCCACTTCGTGCGCGTTGCCAAAATGCCCCATCAGCGCGGTGGCCAGCGGTGCACCCACCATGGCCCCGCCGCCGAAGCCCATGATCGCCATGCCGGTGGCCATGCCGCGTTTGTCCGGGAACCACTTGATCAGCGTGGACACGGGCGAGATATAGCCCAGGCCCAGGCCGATACCGCCGATCACGCCGGAGCCCAGCCACATCAGCCACAGTTGGTGGGTTTTTACACCAATGGCCGAGATCAGCATGCCGCCGCACCAGCACAAGGCCGAAACCAGGCCGGCCTTGCGTGGGCCGGCGTGCTCCAGCCAACCGCCCAGCACCGCCGCCGAGCAGCCAAGGAAGACGAAGAACAGGGTGTAGATCCAGCTCAGCATCGAGATCGGCCAGTCGCATTCGGCGCTGAACATCCGGGCCATGAAGCCCAAGTCTGGCGCACAGGCGACGGGGGCGGTAATACCGAG
It contains:
- a CDS encoding L-serine ammonia-lyase, with the translated sequence MAISVFDLFKIGVGPSSSHTVGPMRAGALFVQGLRERGELERVKRIEVRLYGSLSATGIGHGTDNATIMGLMGEWPDAIDPTQIVPRIADLRETNTLQLDSRLPIEFVWARDMLLLDENLPYHPNAMTLVAEGEQGELHRDTYYSVGGGFVVDAAQAASGVLDADQTVLPYDFNSAAELLRLCKQNDLSVSQLMMANEKVWRSEEEIRAGLHKLWEAMQDCVNNGLKYEGTLPGGLNVRRRAAKLHRSLQEIGKPNVIGSTMSAMEWVNLFALAVNEENAAGGRMVTAPTNGAAGIIPAVLHYYMRFSDEVNESSIVDYFLAAAAVGILCKKNASISGAEVGCQGEVGSACAMAAAGLAEVLGATPPQVENAAEIALEHNLGLTCDPVGGLVQVPCIERNAIAAVKAINAVQMALRGDGEHFISLDQVIRTMRDTGADMHDKYKETSRGGLAVSAIEC
- a CDS encoding choline ABC transporter substrate-binding protein encodes the protein MKGSPSLLLVALLSTPLLAQAAEPEQCQTVRFSDVGWTDITVTTATTSVVLEALGYKTHTTMISVPVTYKSLATGKDLDVFLGNWMPTMENDIKQYRDAGTVETVRANLENAKYTLAVPQALYDKGLKDFADIPKFKQELDGKIYGIEPGNDGNRTIQSMIDKNAFGLKDAGFKIVQSSEAGMLSQVDRAQKRGESVVFLGWEPHPMNTRFKMQYLTGGDDFFGPDFGKATVLTNTRKGYAQECSNVGQLLKNLSFELKDESTMMGYVLDDKMKPEAAAKKWLKDNPGKLDTWLAGVTTVDGKPGLEAAKAKLAQ
- the choW gene encoding choline ABC transporter permease subunit, which gives rise to MMLIDQKIPLGQYIASFVEWLTQNGANYFDAIAQGLEFMIHGVTSALTWFNPFVLIALFAGLAHLIQRKWGLTAFVALSFLLIFNLGYWQETMETLAQVTFATVVCVVIGVPLGILAAHKPMFYTAMRPVLDLMQTVPTFVYLIPTLTLFGLGVVPGLISTVVFAIAAPIRLTYLGICDVPQELMDAGKAFGCSRRQLLTRIELPHAMPSIAAGVTQCIMLSLSMVVIAALVGADGLGKPVVNALNTADISLGFEAGLAIVLLAIMLDRICKQPELPVRGEA
- the choV gene encoding choline ABC transporter ATP-binding protein; protein product: MSIIRFEDVDVIFSNKPREALSLLDQGKTREQILKQTGLVVGVEKANLDINKGEICVLMGLSGSGKSSLLRCINGLNTVSRGKLFVEHEGKHIDIAHCTPAELKMMRTKRIAMVFQKFALMPWLTVRENISFGLEMQGRPEKERRKLVDEKLELVGLTQWRNKKPDELSGGMQQRVGLARALAMDADILLMDEPFSALDPLIRQGLQDELLGLQAKLSKTIVFVSHDLDEALKLGTRIAIMKDGRIIQYSKPEEIVLNPADEYVRTFVAHTNPLNVLCGRSLMRSLDNCKRVNGSVCLDPGIDSWLDLGEGGALKRARQGQNGLDMQNWAPGQDVELLERRPTVVHADIGMREALQIRYQTGNKLVLQDNDRVVGILGDTELYHALLGKNHG
- the hisF gene encoding imidazole glycerol phosphate synthase subunit HisF, with product MALAKRIIPCLDVDNGRVVKGVKFENIRDAGDPVEIARRYNEQGADEITFLDITASVDGRDTTLHTVERMASQVFIPLTVGGGVRTVQDIRNLLNAGADKVSINTAAVFNPEFVGEAADRFGSQCIVVAIDAKKVSGPGETPRWEIFTHGGRKPTGLDAVEWAKKMEGLGAGEILLTSMDQDGMKNGFDLGVTRAISDALGIPVIASGGVGNLQHLADGILEGHASAVLAASIFHFGEYTVPEAKAYMASRGIVVR
- the hisA gene encoding 1-(5-phosphoribosyl)-5-[(5-phosphoribosylamino)methylideneamino]imidazole-4-carboxamide isomerase, with product MLIIPAIDLKDGACVRLRQGRMEDSTVFSDDPVSMAAKWVEGGCRRLHLVDLNGAFEGQPVNGEVVTAIAKRYPTLPIQIGGGIRSLETIEHYVKAGVSYVIIGTKAVKQPEFVAEACKAFPGKVIVGLDAKDGFVATDGWAEVSTVQVIDLAKRFEADGVSAIVYTDIAKDGMMQGCNVPFTKALAEATRIPVIASGGIHNLGDIKALLDAKAPGIIGAITGRAIYEGTLDVAEAQAFCDNYQG
- a CDS encoding DUF2164 domain-containing protein, with translation MNRSKAKAPVLTLAPEQERDALDTLKRFLEDRFELQLGSFEVAEVLELFSKEIAPLYYNRAIADVQLHLKERFESIESDLWALEKP
- the hisH gene encoding imidazole glycerol phosphate synthase subunit HisH is translated as MQTVAVIDYGMGNLHSVAKALEHVGAGKVLVTSDAAVIREADRVVFPGVGAIRDCMAEIRRLGFDSLVREVSQDRPFLGICVGMQALLEHSEENAGVDCIGMFPGQVRFFGKDLQEDGEHLKVPHMGWNEVSQTIHHPLWHDIPDQARFYFVHSYYINAGKPGQVVGRGHYGVDFAAALADGSRFAVQFHPEKSHTHGLQLLQNFVAWDGRW
- the hisB gene encoding imidazoleglycerol-phosphate dehydratase HisB, whose translation is MVERKASVERNTLETQVKCSINLDGSGKARFDIGVPFLEHMLDQIARHGLIDLDIECKGDLHIDDHHTVEDVGITLGMAFAQAIGDKKGIFRYGHAYVPLDEALSRVVIDFSGRPGLQMHVPYTRASVGGFDVDLFQEFFQGFVNHALVTLHIDNLRGHNTHHQIETVFKAFGRALRMAVTLDERMAGQMPSTKGCL
- a CDS encoding OFA family MFS transporter, producing MTSTVAAGALASAPGFLSKERIIARPGFNRWLVPPAALAIHLCIGMAYGFSVFWLPLSQALGITAPVACAPDLGFMARMFSAECDWPISMLSWIYTLFFVFLGCSAAVLGGWLEHAGPRKAGLVSALCWCGGMLISAIGVKTHQLWLMWLGSGVIGGIGLGLGYISPVSTLIKWFPDKRGMATGMAIMGFGGGAMVGAPLATALMGHFGNAHEVGVWQSFVAMAAIYFVFMTAGALAYRVPPTGWKPEGWTAPAKKAGNTMVTDRHVHVSVAWKTPQFALIWLVLCLNVSAGIGILGMASPLLQEVFAGKLLGNELTFSQLNAAQLAQIAAIAAGFTGLLSLFNIGGRFFWASFSDYIGRKNTYFAFFALGVGLYSLVPNMGHLGNVALFVAAFCIILSMYGGGFATVPAYLADLFGTQMVGAIHGRLLTAWAAAGVLGPVLITYLRESQLAAGVERAAAYDMTLYILAGLLVLGFICNMLVRPVADKHFMSDAELAAERALSHDKGADGARSLEWKAAPGSLALVLLAWAVVVVPLAWGVWVTLQKTAVLFH